Proteins encoded together in one Verrucomicrobiota bacterium window:
- a CDS encoding class I fructose-bisphosphate aldolase, with the protein MTEITSLLGDEATTLLEHTCTTVGKESLHLPGPDFIDRILIHSDRSENVLRNLQSVFDHGRLAGTGYLSILPVDQGIEHSAGASFAPNPIYFDSENIVKLAIEGGCNAVASTLGVLGSVSRKYAHKIPFLVKLNHNELLTYPNTFDQRMFASAEQASDMGAAAVGATIYFGSDESNRQIEEVSRAFSRAHELGMFTVLWCYLRNSAFKKDGVDYHVASDLTSQANHLGVSIGADIIKQKQPTCNGGYTALQFGKTHPFVYERLTTDHPIDLTRYQVVNCYMGRMGLINSGGGSGENDLQQAVRTAVINKRAGGMGLISGRKAFQKPMAEGVALLHAIQDVYLENEVTVA; encoded by the coding sequence ATTACAGAAATCACCTCGTTACTAGGCGATGAAGCGACAACACTGTTGGAGCACACATGCACTACTGTTGGAAAAGAAAGTCTTCATCTCCCCGGACCTGACTTTATTGACCGCATCCTTATCCATAGCGACCGATCCGAGAATGTTTTAAGAAACCTTCAATCGGTTTTCGATCACGGCCGTCTTGCGGGCACCGGATACCTATCGATACTTCCCGTCGACCAAGGGATCGAACATTCCGCGGGTGCCTCTTTTGCCCCAAATCCGATATATTTTGATTCCGAGAATATCGTTAAGTTGGCGATAGAAGGAGGCTGCAATGCGGTAGCTTCGACGTTAGGGGTCCTAGGATCAGTCTCGAGGAAATATGCTCACAAAATTCCGTTTCTCGTGAAGCTGAATCACAATGAGTTGCTGACCTACCCCAACACATTTGACCAGCGCATGTTCGCCTCCGCTGAACAAGCCAGCGACATGGGGGCAGCCGCGGTCGGAGCAACCATCTACTTTGGATCTGATGAATCCAATCGACAGATCGAAGAAGTTTCCCGGGCCTTCAGTCGTGCTCATGAGTTGGGAATGTTTACGGTTCTCTGGTGCTATTTGCGGAATAGTGCTTTCAAGAAGGACGGAGTCGACTATCACGTGGCCTCCGATTTGACGAGCCAAGCCAATCATTTGGGGGTCTCGATAGGAGCTGATATCATCAAGCAGAAGCAGCCCACGTGCAATGGTGGCTACACTGCCCTTCAGTTCGGAAAGACACATCCTTTCGTCTACGAGCGACTCACCACCGACCATCCGATTGATCTGACGAGGTATCAGGTAGTGAATTGCTACATGGGACGGATGGGATTGATCAATTCCGGAGGGGGAAGTGGCGAGAACGATTTACAACAAGCCGTTCGGACAGCAGTCATCAACAAGAGGGCTGGCGGTATGGGCTTAATCTCGGGAAGAAAAGCTTTCCAAAAACCCATGGCAGAAGGCGTCGCCCTTCTCCATGCAATTCAGGACGTCTACCTCGAAAACGAAGTGACCGTCGCATAG
- a CDS encoding DUF2314 domain-containing protein codes for MTPARSTTWRITFIAFICIGISGASRGGITVGIGSDHHAETEIPTQFYFIQESEDTLFLMPRKDDPEGPASIRITMLKDLEENGLSEPEAKDLLKTVNETRDVYQQGENWFTFRNSSDSSPDGIDWNYRHYAVYADNLLLTITVQIEDGRESEPQAREAVGALKGIIEALARNESSNNPDTLFRGDYDDSQMEDAMSSARSSLDTFRSAFRDGEGELYSIKVAIRDGDNIEYFWLVDVEIQGTGFKGTLDNEPQIVSNVSFGDKVTAEGNDLSDWLYIIDGKMHGNYTIRVMLPGMPPEEAEFYESILAPLPQTQP; via the coding sequence ATGACCCCAGCAAGATCAACCACTTGGAGAATCACATTCATCGCCTTCATCTGCATCGGAATCAGCGGCGCGAGTAGAGGAGGCATTACCGTCGGCATCGGTTCAGACCATCATGCCGAGACCGAGATTCCTACACAGTTCTATTTCATCCAAGAGTCGGAGGATACTCTTTTCCTAATGCCCCGAAAAGACGACCCAGAAGGACCTGCGTCAATACGGATTACGATGCTTAAGGACTTGGAAGAAAATGGTCTGAGTGAACCCGAAGCGAAAGACCTGCTTAAAACGGTAAATGAGACTAGAGATGTGTACCAACAGGGCGAAAACTGGTTCACCTTCAGAAACAGTAGCGACTCATCTCCCGATGGAATAGACTGGAACTACCGTCATTATGCGGTCTACGCAGACAACCTACTCCTCACGATCACCGTTCAGATTGAAGATGGAAGAGAGTCTGAACCCCAGGCGCGGGAGGCAGTGGGCGCCCTCAAAGGAATTATAGAGGCGTTAGCGAGAAATGAATCATCCAACAATCCGGACACTCTTTTTCGAGGAGATTATGATGATTCGCAAATGGAAGATGCTATGAGTTCTGCCAGATCGTCACTGGATACCTTTCGATCTGCGTTTCGTGACGGTGAAGGAGAGTTGTACTCAATCAAAGTAGCCATCCGGGATGGCGACAATATCGAATACTTCTGGCTGGTTGATGTAGAGATCCAAGGAACTGGATTCAAAGGGACCCTTGATAACGAACCACAGATCGTTTCCAACGTATCCTTCGGAGATAAGGTAACTGCAGAAGGTAACGATCTCTCCGATTGGCTCTACATCATTGACGGAAAGATGCACGGAAACTACACCATACGGGTTATGCTTCCGGGTATGCCACCTGAGGAAGCGGAGTTTTATGAATCCATTCTGGCGCCCCTACCTCAAACCCAACCATGA
- a CDS encoding Gfo/Idh/MocA family oxidoreductase has product MNFGIIGAGMISEFHAQAIQAIPDASLLGFFNHRTEKASALGEKFGARSYPTLGEMLKDPKIDIVTIATPSGAHLEPAREAIRAGKHVIVEKPLEITTERIDEMTTAAKEHGVTLAAILNRRFHPAMDLLKSAVKSGRFGTLTSASAYIKWYRSQDYYDSAGWRGTWALDGGGALMNQGIHTIDALLHLAGPVKSVQASTDCMAHTGIEVEDTAAALLVFKNGAHGVIEGSTCAWSKSGHPARIQLAGTHGSVFMADESFEVWEFLEETEDDERIRNQHSTSAGPAMGAADPKAIGYGQHQRNFEEVITSIKRGVPPVTSPEEARKSVELIQAIYQSAREGGRKIEL; this is encoded by the coding sequence ATGAATTTTGGAATTATTGGCGCTGGTATGATCAGCGAGTTTCACGCCCAGGCGATTCAAGCAATCCCGGATGCCTCTCTGCTTGGATTTTTCAACCACAGAACAGAAAAGGCATCTGCTCTTGGTGAAAAATTCGGTGCTCGTTCCTACCCCACTTTGGGAGAAATGCTCAAAGATCCTAAAATAGATATAGTCACGATAGCCACTCCATCCGGTGCACACCTCGAACCTGCGAGGGAAGCAATCCGTGCAGGGAAACACGTCATTGTCGAGAAACCTCTCGAGATTACCACAGAGCGTATCGACGAAATGACTACTGCCGCTAAGGAACATGGCGTGACCCTCGCCGCTATATTGAACCGACGCTTCCATCCCGCAATGGACCTCCTAAAATCGGCTGTAAAAAGTGGCCGGTTTGGGACCCTTACCTCAGCCTCTGCCTACATCAAGTGGTATCGAAGCCAGGACTACTACGATTCTGCGGGCTGGCGGGGCACTTGGGCACTTGACGGTGGCGGAGCACTCATGAACCAGGGAATTCATACTATTGACGCCCTTCTTCATCTGGCTGGCCCTGTGAAATCAGTGCAGGCGAGCACCGATTGTATGGCCCACACCGGAATCGAGGTGGAAGACACTGCTGCCGCTCTCCTTGTTTTCAAAAACGGTGCTCATGGTGTGATTGAGGGTAGTACCTGTGCATGGTCAAAGTCCGGACACCCTGCCCGTATACAGCTGGCCGGAACGCACGGCTCAGTTTTCATGGCCGACGAGTCTTTTGAGGTCTGGGAATTTCTTGAGGAAACCGAGGACGACGAGAGGATACGGAATCAGCACTCAACTAGTGCGGGTCCCGCAATGGGCGCCGCGGATCCAAAGGCCATTGGTTACGGGCAACATCAAAGAAACTTTGAGGAAGTCATTACTTCGATCAAGCGTGGTGTGCCACCAGTCACCTCTCCAGAGGAAGCCCGAAAAAGTGTTGAGCTTATTCAGGCAATTTACCAATCCGCTCGAGAAGGTGGCAGAAAAATCGAACTCTAG
- a CDS encoding Gfo/Idh/MocA family oxidoreductase, producing MPKNLPPLTRRSFLKSTAALGAFTFLPSSVVLGSRSKAGVGPNEKINLAAIGIGNQGGRDLMTLYNSGLCNVVALCDVDMEGRHTHEARYIFGLTEKPPEVTGDQEPLRKSPQKARGFTDFRRMFDDMGGEIDAVLVATPDHSHFPAAVQAIQMGIHVFVEKPLAHTFGQCERLIQNAENHPKVVTQMGNQGFSGGNYFQFKAWYEAGIIRDITRITAHMNNPRRWHGWGPATTTFPTDPKPPGLDWELWLDCVAVNAPFSKRLHPQEWRSWYDFGGGCFGDWGPHLLDSCHHFLKLGLPEKVTPIELGGVNPSNLVYPEASTIRMDFPARGPGLPACEVTWYDGVKNKPSLEKEHTNSGEPETLNRPGKVLYGNDVVFQGNSHGSVLRIVPEEKMISMRSELPQFSQKNSNHYTNFLLACKGEEEARSPFQVSGPLCQLFCLGVISQRLGKEITFNREKKEIVNDPVASALLDPAPRKGWEQYYSM from the coding sequence ATGCCCAAAAATCTGCCACCACTGACTCGCCGTTCATTCCTCAAAAGTACCGCCGCATTGGGAGCATTTACATTTCTACCGTCTTCCGTTGTTCTTGGCAGCCGATCTAAGGCTGGTGTCGGCCCAAACGAAAAGATCAACCTCGCTGCTATTGGAATCGGGAATCAGGGTGGACGCGATCTGATGACGCTCTACAATTCAGGGCTTTGCAATGTGGTTGCACTTTGCGACGTGGACATGGAGGGCAGGCACACTCACGAAGCCCGCTATATCTTCGGTCTTACTGAAAAACCACCCGAGGTAACAGGCGACCAAGAGCCTCTAAGGAAAAGTCCTCAAAAAGCCCGCGGATTTACTGACTTTCGCCGAATGTTTGACGACATGGGCGGCGAGATCGATGCGGTTCTTGTGGCCACCCCGGATCACTCCCATTTTCCTGCAGCCGTTCAGGCCATCCAAATGGGAATCCATGTCTTCGTGGAGAAGCCTTTGGCTCATACCTTCGGTCAATGTGAACGGTTGATCCAAAATGCTGAGAACCACCCGAAAGTAGTTACGCAGATGGGAAACCAGGGTTTTTCCGGCGGAAACTATTTTCAGTTCAAGGCGTGGTACGAAGCGGGTATCATTCGCGATATTACCCGGATCACCGCCCACATGAACAATCCCAGAAGGTGGCACGGTTGGGGACCTGCCACTACCACCTTCCCTACCGACCCAAAACCACCGGGACTGGATTGGGAACTATGGCTCGATTGTGTTGCCGTCAACGCACCCTTCAGCAAGCGACTTCACCCGCAGGAATGGCGCAGCTGGTATGATTTCGGAGGGGGTTGCTTCGGAGACTGGGGACCGCACCTCCTTGATTCGTGCCATCACTTTCTCAAGCTCGGTCTTCCCGAGAAAGTAACCCCGATTGAGTTGGGGGGAGTGAACCCGTCTAATCTCGTTTATCCCGAGGCTTCGACGATTCGCATGGACTTCCCTGCTCGCGGCCCCGGCCTTCCGGCCTGTGAGGTCACATGGTATGACGGAGTCAAGAACAAGCCTAGCCTGGAAAAGGAGCACACGAACAGCGGGGAGCCAGAGACTCTGAATCGCCCAGGGAAGGTTCTTTACGGAAATGACGTGGTTTTTCAGGGAAATAGCCATGGAAGTGTACTACGGATTGTTCCTGAGGAGAAGATGATCTCCATGCGCTCCGAGCTGCCACAGTTCTCTCAAAAGAATTCCAATCACTACACCAATTTTCTTCTAGCGTGTAAGGGAGAAGAAGAGGCGCGGTCACCGTTCCAAGTTTCCGGTCCTCTTTGCCAGCTCTTTTGCCTCGGAGTAATCAGCCAGCGCCTTGGAAAGGAGATCACCTTTAATCGCGAGAAGAAGGAGATTGTTAATGACCCTGTAGCTAGCGCACTTCTTGACCCGGCACCTCGTAAAGGGTGGGAGCAGTATTATTCCATGTAA
- a CDS encoding metal-sensitive transcriptional regulator: MSEDSPDYQNQLSRVRRIAGQVRGIERMIGEQEECTAILTQVIAARGALKSLAEVLISEHVSHCVEGASSAEDSERHLKELLTVLKRYVS, translated from the coding sequence ATGTCAGAGGACAGTCCAGACTATCAAAATCAGCTTTCCCGTGTCCGACGGATTGCCGGTCAGGTGAGGGGAATTGAACGTATGATTGGCGAACAGGAGGAGTGCACCGCCATTTTGACCCAAGTCATTGCAGCGAGAGGGGCTCTCAAGTCTTTGGCGGAGGTTCTCATTTCGGAACACGTATCGCATTGTGTAGAAGGAGCATCGAGCGCAGAGGATTCCGAACGCCACCTGAAGGAATTACTCACGGTGTTGAAGCGTTATGTTTCCTGA
- a CDS encoding DUF1080 domain-containing protein, translating to MKARLLFLSLLPAFAVPNLHFGGTVSEDQQQYVKRYAKQKNVPEPAEMLINTDPEPSLDEGFVDLYNGENLDGWVSRGGFCTFEPKGEAIVGTTVQGSPNTFLCTTRSDYSNFIFSVELKWIVEGNSGIMFRARSKEVDGGERVFGPQCEMEGTTGQRRWSGGIFGEGAGGWFYPLWLEAHSEARNAIDAEGWNRVTIQAIGSNVKTWINGVPAANWENEEYLEGFFGLQVHSGRQGQIEFRNIKVKELPSEVAKNLSEWKDLFGAGDFSLWSRVNGDPVSVGWSLEDGVIHRSGFLPGGIVTKKEYKNFELLADWKISEGGNSGIKYRTRGRVGMEYQILDDLRHKDGKNPLHEAGSLYDLVGPGEGKSLNPAGEWNHSRILARENHVEHWLNGRKVVSIQIGSEDWNERLQDSKFRKNDGFGTWTGPILLQDHMDSVWFRNVLVREI from the coding sequence ATGAAAGCACGTCTACTTTTCCTATCACTCCTCCCGGCGTTTGCCGTTCCCAATCTTCACTTCGGCGGGACGGTGTCGGAAGACCAGCAGCAGTATGTCAAGCGGTATGCGAAACAAAAAAATGTTCCCGAGCCCGCTGAGATGCTGATCAACACCGACCCGGAGCCAAGTCTGGATGAGGGTTTCGTAGATTTATACAATGGAGAGAATCTCGATGGCTGGGTGTCCCGCGGCGGATTCTGCACCTTTGAACCTAAGGGAGAAGCCATTGTAGGAACGACCGTTCAAGGATCCCCCAATACTTTCCTCTGCACCACTAGGAGTGATTACTCCAACTTCATTTTTTCAGTCGAACTAAAATGGATTGTGGAAGGAAACTCCGGCATCATGTTTCGTGCCCGATCCAAAGAGGTTGACGGAGGAGAGCGGGTATTTGGTCCGCAGTGTGAAATGGAGGGGACGACTGGCCAACGTAGATGGTCAGGAGGGATTTTTGGAGAGGGCGCTGGTGGCTGGTTTTACCCTCTTTGGCTCGAAGCCCATAGCGAGGCTCGTAACGCAATCGATGCCGAAGGTTGGAACCGGGTAACCATTCAAGCCATCGGGTCCAACGTGAAAACATGGATCAACGGAGTTCCGGCAGCCAACTGGGAGAACGAAGAGTATCTGGAGGGGTTTTTTGGACTACAGGTCCATTCAGGAAGACAGGGACAGATCGAATTCCGAAACATTAAGGTGAAAGAACTGCCCAGCGAAGTGGCCAAAAATCTTTCAGAGTGGAAAGATCTTTTTGGAGCTGGCGACTTTTCCCTTTGGTCGCGGGTGAACGGTGATCCGGTCTCGGTTGGCTGGAGTCTGGAAGACGGCGTCATCCATCGATCCGGTTTTCTTCCAGGAGGTATTGTGACGAAGAAGGAGTACAAGAACTTCGAACTTCTGGCGGACTGGAAAATCTCCGAAGGAGGAAATAGCGGGATCAAGTATCGGACTCGCGGCCGTGTAGGTATGGAATATCAAATCTTGGATGACCTCCGTCACAAAGATGGAAAAAACCCACTTCACGAAGCGGGAAGTCTCTACGACTTGGTCGGACCGGGAGAAGGGAAGAGCCTTAACCCGGCTGGTGAGTGGAACCACAGCAGAATTTTGGCACGAGAGAATCACGTCGAGCACTGGCTAAACGGGAGGAAAGTCGTTTCCATCCAAATTGGTTCAGAAGATTGGAATGAACGCCTTCAGGACAGCAAGTTCAGGAAAAACGATGGCTTTGGAACTTGGACCGGGCCCATCCTTCTTCAGGATCACATGGATTCCGTATGGTTTCGCAATGTTCTCGTTCGTGAGATCTAG
- a CDS encoding glycosyltransferase, translated as MRISIFSDSFHPYISGVSIAILQQANALTSAGHEVSIVRPRPSRSGVREAVPGLDPSIRVFDTPLTIPHRAFAYLRLACPTFFATWRKLRKIDPEVIHVHTEFGTGWEGLAMARLRRVPLVGTFHTFFAEPEYLKHFPVPNCKITREMLWRYSVGFFNRCHTVLTPSKAVHDSLAGRGARCRLEKVSNGILPPQFLPAQQMALRRKEMGLEGFTFVYVGRVSHEKSIDLVIRAFDTVWKAHPEARLLIVGGGPQENELRELATNSDSGKAIQFTGPIPNHQLIRENYYRLGDVFVTASTTENQPVSILEALSFGLPLIGPRSKGLPELILDDLNGRLVEPKSAESLATAMSEILTNHELQESWAAGALRCAKEHDLTLITDRLVTLYEEAISDCGPKE; from the coding sequence ATGCGGATCAGTATTTTCTCGGATAGTTTCCATCCCTACATATCGGGAGTTTCAATTGCGATCCTTCAACAGGCGAATGCTCTTACTTCAGCTGGCCATGAAGTGTCCATCGTTCGTCCCCGCCCGTCGCGGAGCGGGGTCCGCGAGGCGGTTCCCGGATTGGATCCATCCATTCGAGTCTTCGATACTCCGCTCACGATTCCTCATCGCGCTTTTGCGTACTTGCGACTGGCCTGTCCGACGTTTTTTGCAACCTGGCGAAAGCTAAGAAAGATCGATCCCGAAGTAATCCATGTGCATACGGAATTTGGCACAGGATGGGAGGGGTTAGCCATGGCACGGTTACGTCGGGTACCTCTTGTAGGAACCTTCCACACGTTTTTTGCTGAGCCGGAGTATTTAAAACACTTTCCTGTGCCGAACTGTAAGATCACCCGTGAGATGCTCTGGCGTTACTCTGTGGGCTTTTTCAATCGATGTCACACGGTTCTCACTCCATCAAAAGCGGTTCATGATAGTTTGGCTGGACGAGGTGCGAGGTGTCGCCTTGAGAAGGTCTCGAATGGAATTCTTCCGCCACAATTTTTGCCGGCTCAGCAGATGGCTCTTCGCCGCAAGGAAATGGGTTTGGAAGGGTTTACTTTCGTGTATGTGGGTCGAGTTTCTCACGAGAAATCAATCGACTTGGTGATTCGTGCCTTCGATACGGTATGGAAGGCTCATCCAGAAGCCCGGTTACTGATTGTGGGCGGGGGACCGCAAGAAAATGAGCTTAGGGAGCTGGCTACCAATTCTGATTCAGGGAAGGCAATTCAGTTCACGGGACCAATCCCTAATCATCAACTGATCCGGGAAAACTACTACCGGTTGGGGGATGTGTTTGTAACGGCGAGCACAACTGAGAATCAGCCAGTGAGTATTTTGGAGGCACTTTCTTTCGGGCTACCTTTAATAGGCCCTCGTTCAAAAGGACTTCCCGAGTTGATTCTTGATGACTTGAACGGGCGACTGGTTGAGCCGAAGAGTGCTGAGAGTCTTGCGACAGCGATGAGTGAGATTTTAACCAATCATGAACTACAAGAATCGTGGGCGGCTGGCGCTTTGCGGTGTGCAAAAGAACATGATCTTACCCTGATTACGGATCGTTTGGTGACCCTCTACGAAGAAGCAATCAGTGACTGTGGGCCTAAGGAATAG
- a CDS encoding divalent metal cation transporter has protein sequence MTSETDQLREIESRNFLGQLAGYAKLSGPGWLQAAVTLGGGSLAGALYLGVIAGYSLMWLQPLAMLCGVIMLGALAHVTLSSSNTPFDSVNRHISPVLAWGWLLATVLADIVFCTAQASLGVATLRQNLGLAGVNPYIITAALSLIAFSSATLYALGSSAMAKLELILKILVAMVMISFAASAGVLLFNGRIDLTALFQGFIPNPSALFRPAGSLDEMIAATGEAATFWNQYVIDQQRDRVIAAFGTAVGINMVFLLPYTIIKRGWTKAHRRLSRFDLVLALFFPFSIATALLVISSASAFHANDNGVLDEEGNPLPSLEAGYYKILDARLESEGIVSESTTEQRLLANQLPLTERQLAAALTNRDAKQLAATLSPLMGSRAANLVFGVGILSMALSTMMVHMLMNGFAISQAVGKLGAPLPFIVGAAMPAILAIFAPLAWTGGSKTALLIPAAVIATVFLPIAYLAILLLINSRSVLLEKDRPSLLVNLLMVLSAGVACFASTWLLINRGPFGWVGLAGLVVLAIIGIAGFVRKQSGFSGTLSK, from the coding sequence ATGACAAGTGAGACAGATCAATTGAGGGAGATTGAGAGCCGAAATTTTCTCGGCCAACTTGCCGGTTATGCAAAACTGAGTGGCCCAGGCTGGCTGCAAGCCGCGGTCACTCTCGGGGGCGGATCGCTCGCAGGAGCTCTCTACCTCGGGGTTATTGCCGGCTACTCGCTTATGTGGCTTCAACCGCTTGCAATGCTCTGCGGCGTGATCATGCTCGGGGCGTTGGCGCACGTTACCCTCAGCAGTAGCAACACCCCCTTTGACAGTGTAAATCGTCACATATCTCCGGTTCTTGCCTGGGGTTGGCTACTAGCTACCGTCCTCGCAGATATTGTCTTTTGCACGGCCCAAGCATCCCTGGGAGTCGCTACCCTCCGTCAGAATCTTGGGCTGGCTGGGGTCAACCCGTATATCATCACAGCCGCGCTCTCATTGATTGCCTTCTCTTCCGCAACTCTCTACGCGCTGGGGAGCTCGGCGATGGCAAAGCTCGAGTTAATCCTGAAGATTCTTGTAGCTATGGTGATGATCTCTTTTGCCGCTTCTGCCGGCGTTCTTCTTTTTAACGGAAGGATCGATCTCACGGCTCTTTTTCAGGGATTCATCCCAAATCCGAGTGCTTTGTTTCGACCCGCCGGCTCACTCGATGAGATGATCGCCGCGACTGGTGAAGCTGCGACCTTCTGGAATCAGTATGTGATCGATCAGCAGAGAGACCGTGTAATAGCTGCTTTCGGGACTGCTGTAGGCATCAACATGGTATTTCTGCTCCCCTACACGATTATCAAAAGGGGTTGGACGAAGGCCCACCGTCGACTGTCCCGCTTTGACCTGGTCCTTGCCCTCTTCTTCCCTTTCTCGATTGCCACCGCACTTTTAGTCATTTCGTCGGCATCTGCTTTCCACGCAAACGACAACGGGGTGCTGGATGAAGAAGGCAACCCGCTTCCCAGCCTTGAAGCCGGCTATTACAAGATCCTTGATGCCCGCCTTGAAAGTGAAGGGATAGTTTCGGAATCGACAACCGAACAGCGCCTCCTTGCCAATCAATTGCCTCTGACTGAGCGGCAGCTGGCGGCAGCGCTTACCAATCGTGATGCCAAGCAGCTCGCTGCTACCCTAAGTCCTCTTATGGGAAGTAGAGCTGCCAATCTGGTCTTTGGTGTGGGAATCCTGTCGATGGCCCTTTCTACCATGATGGTCCATATGCTGATGAATGGTTTTGCGATCTCGCAGGCAGTCGGAAAGCTGGGTGCCCCCCTACCCTTTATTGTTGGCGCAGCCATGCCTGCAATACTCGCGATATTTGCTCCGCTCGCGTGGACAGGTGGTTCGAAGACAGCCCTCCTGATTCCAGCAGCGGTGATCGCAACCGTTTTTCTCCCTATTGCGTATCTGGCCATCCTTTTGTTGATCAACAGTAGGTCGGTTCTCTTGGAAAAGGACAGACCCTCACTTTTAGTAAATCTCTTAATGGTGCTTTCGGCTGGAGTGGCCTGTTTTGCTTCGACGTGGTTACTCATCAATCGTGGTCCGTTTGGGTGGGTGGGACTAGCCGGACTAGTTGTCCTCGCGATTATCGGTATCGCCGGTTTCGTAAGGAAACAAAGCGGGTTTTCCGGAACCCTATCAAAGTGA
- a CDS encoding ZIP family metal transporter, translated as MTGFDVLSIVLILGMTLGCGSLPVFFGKTAAGRFQLGSAFAAGVFLALSLLIMLPNGMGLFQKSLPNLNYPLASFVALLAFVLLLLLEHFGRRGNPVDSEDSPSPALFPIVMTIMIGIPSFLLGTALGISDIPEAVIILVAILAHKGSAGFALALAMMRSTMKFWQVLVAYIAFACATPLGIVLGDQLHLYLTGESANAVKAFVLSLAAGVFLFMGTLHEQKHSPLIINCCTPGGFAVMMFGLLITAFVRWLLDLANHIH; from the coding sequence ATGACTGGCTTCGATGTTTTATCCATAGTCCTGATACTCGGCATGACTTTGGGCTGCGGCTCTCTTCCGGTTTTTTTCGGGAAGACAGCTGCAGGACGGTTTCAACTGGGTTCGGCTTTTGCAGCGGGAGTCTTTCTTGCTCTGTCACTCCTGATCATGCTTCCGAACGGGATGGGTTTGTTCCAGAAATCCTTACCCAACCTAAACTACCCGCTAGCATCCTTTGTTGCGCTGCTTGCGTTTGTCCTGCTCCTCCTCCTTGAACACTTTGGTCGTCGAGGAAATCCAGTTGATTCTGAGGATTCGCCCTCTCCAGCGCTCTTTCCAATCGTGATGACGATCATGATTGGTATCCCTTCTTTTTTACTGGGGACGGCACTGGGAATCAGCGATATACCCGAGGCGGTGATCATTCTGGTCGCGATCCTAGCTCATAAGGGATCGGCTGGGTTCGCCCTCGCTCTGGCGATGATGCGGAGCACGATGAAGTTTTGGCAGGTGTTAGTCGCTTACATCGCGTTTGCCTGTGCAACTCCTCTCGGAATTGTTTTAGGCGATCAACTTCACTTGTACCTGACGGGCGAGAGCGCTAATGCAGTGAAAGCGTTTGTACTCTCTCTGGCTGCTGGAGTCTTTCTCTTCATGGGAACTTTGCATGAGCAAAAGCACTCTCCATTGATCATCAACTGCTGCACTCCCGGTGGTTTCGCCGTCATGATGTTCGGTTTGCTGATAACCGCCTTCGTTAGGTGGCTGCTGGACCTAGCCAATCACATTCACTAG